One segment of Zhihengliuella halotolerans DNA contains the following:
- a CDS encoding nuclear transport factor 2 family protein codes for MTETGTPADTAREPSTDEVLAVAAEIVAAFAATDTARYFAHFAPEATFVFHPEDDRLDSRAAYEALWDSWLRSGWSVTSCNSANPHVQTFPGGAVFAHDVATAVSTPDGDDSYRERESIVFRVDGERLVAIHEHLSPAPDAA; via the coding sequence ATGACGGAGACGGGTACCCCCGCCGATACCGCACGCGAGCCGAGCACCGACGAAGTGCTTGCGGTCGCCGCGGAGATCGTGGCCGCCTTCGCCGCGACGGACACCGCCCGATACTTCGCGCACTTCGCCCCTGAGGCGACGTTCGTCTTCCACCCCGAGGACGACCGGCTCGACTCCCGCGCCGCCTACGAGGCGCTGTGGGACTCGTGGCTGCGCTCCGGCTGGAGCGTGACCTCGTGCAACTCGGCCAACCCGCACGTCCAGACCTTCCCCGGCGGCGCCGTGTTCGCGCACGACGTCGCCACCGCCGTCTCCACCCCTGACGGCGACGACTCGTACCGAGAGCGCGAATCCATCGTCTTCCGCGTCGACGGCGAGCGGCTCGTGGCCATTCACGAGCATCTCTCCCCCGCCCCTGACGCCGCCTGA
- a CDS encoding PTS fructose transporter subunit IIABC, whose amino-acid sequence MTDIKGSQELITEELVRLDANLGSDSTAVIDALAAVVAENGRATTAEDLAADAKAREAKTATGVPGGIAIPHCRSAAVTVPTLGMARLDPAVDFGAKDGPADLVFFIAAPDGADKDHLKLLSKLARALVKKDFTAALRAAQSPAEIVELVRNVVAPAESGTTAAPAAAAPAAAADEPVADAAPSTKPKLVAVTACPTGIAHTYMAADSIAQAAEESGVEIAVETQGSSGATPLDPAVIAAADAVIFAVDVDVRDRHRFAGKPVIQVPVKRGIDEPAELIKRAVAAASDPNARRVPSDSGSGANESEQSGGKESVGAALKRALLTGVSYMIPFVAGGGLLIALGFLLGGYDITDVADDILGANTLFNLPEGGLAAYLGAVAFKIGALSMGFLVPALAGYIAFAFADRPGIAPGFTAGAVAGFMGAGFLGGIVGGLIAGLAARWITSWSVPRWLRGLMPVVIVPLLGSIIASGLMFLFLGGPIASLTDGLNNWLSGMTGTAAALLGLILGLMMAFDLGGPVNKVAYSFAVAGLGAGSLATNSAPLMIMAAVMAAGMVPPLAMALATAISPKQFSLAERENGKAAWLLGAAFISEGAIPFAAADPLRVIPASMIGAATTGAMIMSFDVVSQAPHGGIFVFFAMDGTWPMFIVATLVGTVISAAAVLALKKFARKSVPAEVAA is encoded by the coding sequence ATGACCGACATCAAGGGTTCACAGGAACTGATCACCGAGGAGCTCGTCCGCCTGGACGCGAACCTCGGCTCCGACAGCACCGCAGTGATCGACGCGCTCGCCGCCGTCGTCGCGGAGAACGGCCGCGCGACCACGGCCGAGGATCTCGCCGCGGACGCGAAGGCGCGCGAGGCCAAGACGGCCACGGGCGTGCCCGGCGGCATCGCGATCCCGCACTGCCGCTCCGCCGCCGTGACGGTCCCGACGCTGGGCATGGCCCGGCTCGACCCGGCCGTCGACTTCGGCGCGAAGGACGGCCCCGCCGACCTGGTCTTCTTCATCGCCGCCCCGGACGGCGCCGACAAGGACCACCTCAAGCTGCTCTCCAAGCTCGCCCGCGCCCTCGTCAAGAAGGACTTCACCGCCGCCCTGCGCGCCGCGCAGTCCCCGGCCGAGATCGTCGAGCTGGTGCGCAACGTCGTCGCTCCGGCGGAATCCGGCACGACGGCGGCTCCCGCAGCCGCCGCTCCCGCCGCGGCCGCCGATGAGCCGGTCGCCGACGCGGCGCCGTCGACGAAGCCGAAGCTCGTCGCCGTGACGGCGTGCCCCACCGGCATCGCCCACACCTACATGGCCGCCGACTCGATCGCGCAGGCCGCGGAGGAGTCCGGCGTCGAGATCGCCGTCGAGACCCAGGGCTCCTCGGGCGCGACCCCGCTGGACCCGGCCGTCATCGCCGCCGCCGACGCCGTGATCTTCGCAGTCGACGTCGACGTGCGCGACCGCCACCGCTTCGCCGGCAAGCCCGTCATCCAGGTGCCCGTCAAGCGCGGCATCGACGAGCCCGCCGAGCTCATCAAGCGGGCCGTCGCGGCCGCCTCCGACCCGAACGCCCGCCGCGTGCCGTCCGACTCCGGCTCCGGCGCGAACGAGTCGGAGCAGTCCGGCGGCAAGGAGAGCGTCGGTGCGGCCCTGAAGCGCGCGCTGCTCACCGGTGTCAGCTACATGATCCCGTTCGTCGCCGGTGGCGGCCTGCTCATCGCCCTGGGCTTCCTGCTCGGTGGCTACGACATCACCGACGTCGCGGACGACATCCTCGGAGCCAACACCCTCTTCAACCTGCCGGAGGGCGGTCTGGCCGCCTACCTCGGCGCGGTCGCCTTCAAGATCGGCGCCCTGTCGATGGGCTTCCTCGTCCCGGCGCTGGCCGGTTACATCGCGTTCGCGTTCGCCGACCGCCCGGGCATCGCGCCGGGCTTCACGGCCGGCGCCGTCGCGGGCTTCATGGGCGCGGGCTTCCTCGGCGGCATCGTCGGCGGTCTCATCGCCGGCCTCGCCGCCCGCTGGATCACCTCGTGGTCCGTCCCGCGCTGGCTGCGCGGCCTGATGCCGGTCGTGATCGTCCCGCTGCTCGGTTCGATCATCGCCTCCGGCCTGATGTTCCTCTTCCTGGGCGGCCCGATCGCCTCCCTGACCGACGGCCTGAACAACTGGCTCTCCGGGATGACCGGCACGGCAGCAGCCCTGCTCGGCCTGATCCTGGGCCTCATGATGGCGTTCGACCTCGGCGGTCCGGTCAACAAGGTCGCCTACTCGTTCGCCGTCGCCGGCCTCGGCGCCGGATCGCTGGCGACTAACTCCGCCCCGCTGATGATCATGGCCGCCGTCATGGCCGCCGGCATGGTCCCGCCGCTCGCGATGGCCCTGGCCACCGCGATCTCGCCCAAGCAGTTCTCCCTCGCCGAGCGCGAGAACGGCAAGGCCGCCTGGCTGCTGGGCGCCGCGTTCATCTCCGAGGGCGCGATCCCGTTCGCCGCGGCCGACCCGCTGCGCGTCATCCCGGCCTCGATGATCGGCGCAGCCACCACGGGCGCGATGATCATGAGCTTCGACGTCGTCAGCCAGGCCCCGCACGGCGGCATCTTCGTCTTCTTCGCGATGGACGGCACGTGGCCGATGTTCATCGTCGCGACCCTGGTCGGCACGGTGATCTCCGCCGCCGCCGTCCTGGCCCTGAAGAAGTTCGCCCGCAAGTCCGTTCCGGCAGAGGTGGCAGCATGA
- a CDS encoding formylglycine-generating enzyme family protein, translating into MTSSEPELPAPGACCTPGRSGASAPSSSEPASGGGVHRVPQAAVPAGVFRMGDSRGDRNAADGEGPVHEVDLGAFSIDSTTVTNADFARFADATGYRTQAERDGFSAVFHLVVARGAEVVGQVPGLPWWLAVRDADWRRPGGPGSSVEDRLDHPVVHVSWDDAEAYCRWAGRRLPTEAEWERAARGGLEEARYPWGDAEVDDGGWRANIWQGEFPTSNTLGDGWLDTAPVRAFEPNGFGLHQCVGNVWEWCADWYAADAYAGGVGRDLRGPASGQARVLRGGSYLCHPSYCNRYRNAARSSNTPDSTMGNAGFRTVALEA; encoded by the coding sequence GTGACGTCCTCCGAACCGGAGCTGCCGGCCCCCGGTGCGTGCTGCACGCCGGGGCGCTCCGGCGCGTCCGCTCCGTCGTCGTCTGAGCCCGCGTCCGGCGGCGGGGTGCACCGCGTCCCCCAGGCGGCTGTGCCGGCCGGCGTCTTCCGGATGGGCGACTCCCGCGGCGACCGCAACGCCGCCGACGGCGAGGGGCCGGTGCACGAGGTGGACCTCGGGGCCTTCTCGATCGATTCGACGACGGTCACGAACGCCGACTTCGCGCGCTTCGCCGACGCCACCGGGTACCGGACGCAGGCCGAGCGCGACGGGTTCTCGGCGGTCTTCCATCTCGTCGTCGCCCGCGGGGCGGAGGTCGTCGGGCAGGTGCCGGGGCTGCCCTGGTGGCTCGCGGTGCGGGACGCGGACTGGCGGCGCCCGGGCGGCCCCGGCTCGTCTGTGGAGGACCGTCTCGACCACCCGGTCGTCCACGTGAGCTGGGACGACGCCGAAGCCTACTGCCGCTGGGCCGGCCGGCGCCTGCCTACCGAGGCCGAATGGGAGCGCGCCGCCCGCGGCGGGCTCGAGGAGGCCCGGTACCCCTGGGGCGACGCCGAGGTCGACGACGGCGGCTGGCGGGCCAACATCTGGCAGGGCGAGTTCCCGACGTCGAACACCCTCGGCGACGGCTGGCTGGACACCGCCCCCGTCCGGGCATTCGAGCCCAACGGTTTCGGCCTGCACCAGTGCGTGGGCAACGTGTGGGAGTGGTGCGCCGACTGGTATGCCGCCGACGCCTACGCGGGCGGCGTCGGACGGGACCTGCGCGGGCCCGCGTCGGGGCAGGCGCGAGTCTTGCGCGGCGGCAGCTACCTGTGCCACCCGTCCTACTGCAACCGCTACCGCAACGCCGCGCGCTCCTCCAACACGCCCGACTCCACGATGGGCAACGCCGGCTTCCGCACGGTCGCCCTCGAGGCCTAA
- a CDS encoding MFS transporter has product MPLPRPLRPFAHRDYSILVSAMIASVFAHGMWAVAMVYQVRELGGGPAQLSIVATASSLGLVTLVLLGGITADRLSCRRIIIAVEALSLVVMTTAAVLAVTGAIQLWHLSVVGFLGGAGAAFFYPAYSALLPRMLPAADLLAANGVEGTMRPVLQTAAGPAAAGMIVAALSPGHAIVGIAACHLVALVGLRFISRNPAYDTHGEHTLAEHQHDGGAEQPATAVSAAPSTGALPVVAPSTGALPVVASARTESGPEPGSGPAEEPAAEPDAEPARRPSMLGDMREGFAYTLATPWLKWTLIFAVISVVSFIGPIEVLLPFIVSDRLDGDAQTFGFVLAAFGIGSAVGSIITASLRLPRRYLSVMVLVWGFGTAPLAVVGFVTEVWHLFAAVFVVGVTGAVGNVIWGTLLQRRVPARMLGRISSLDFFVSLALMPVSMAVAGPLGEIVPLWVLFFVAAFVSPVVGVIAWLAGRMREDELAHPLRSV; this is encoded by the coding sequence ATGCCCCTGCCCCGACCGCTGCGCCCGTTTGCGCACCGCGACTACTCCATCCTGGTCAGTGCCATGATCGCCTCCGTCTTCGCTCACGGAATGTGGGCGGTGGCCATGGTCTATCAAGTGCGCGAGCTCGGCGGTGGACCGGCCCAGCTCTCCATTGTCGCGACGGCCTCGAGCCTGGGCCTGGTGACGCTCGTGCTGCTCGGCGGCATCACCGCGGACCGACTCTCCTGCCGGCGCATCATCATCGCGGTCGAAGCCCTGAGCCTGGTCGTCATGACCACCGCCGCCGTGCTCGCGGTGACCGGGGCGATCCAGCTCTGGCACCTGTCCGTCGTCGGCTTCCTCGGCGGCGCGGGTGCCGCGTTCTTCTACCCTGCCTACTCGGCGCTGCTGCCGCGCATGCTGCCGGCGGCCGACCTGCTCGCCGCCAACGGCGTCGAGGGCACCATGCGCCCCGTCCTGCAGACGGCGGCGGGCCCGGCGGCCGCGGGCATGATCGTCGCCGCGCTCAGCCCGGGCCACGCGATCGTCGGGATCGCGGCCTGCCATCTGGTCGCGCTCGTCGGCTTGCGCTTCATCAGCCGCAACCCCGCGTACGACACCCACGGCGAGCACACGCTCGCCGAGCACCAGCACGACGGCGGGGCCGAGCAGCCGGCCACGGCCGTCAGCGCGGCCCCGTCCACGGGCGCGCTGCCCGTCGTGGCCCCGTCCACGGGCGCCCTGCCGGTGGTGGCCTCCGCGCGGACCGAATCGGGCCCCGAACCGGGCTCCGGTCCAGCAGAGGAGCCCGCTGCGGAGCCGGACGCGGAACCCGCACGCCGGCCGAGCATGCTGGGCGACATGAGGGAGGGCTTCGCCTACACCCTGGCCACCCCGTGGCTGAAGTGGACGCTGATCTTCGCGGTGATCTCCGTGGTCAGCTTCATCGGACCGATCGAGGTGCTGCTCCCCTTCATCGTCAGCGACCGGCTCGACGGCGACGCGCAGACCTTCGGATTCGTCCTCGCAGCCTTCGGCATCGGCTCTGCGGTCGGTTCGATCATCACGGCGTCCCTCCGGCTGCCGCGCCGCTACCTGAGTGTCATGGTGCTCGTCTGGGGCTTCGGCACGGCGCCGCTCGCCGTCGTCGGATTCGTCACCGAGGTCTGGCATCTCTTCGCGGCCGTTTTCGTGGTCGGCGTGACCGGGGCGGTCGGCAACGTCATCTGGGGCACCCTGCTGCAGCGGCGCGTCCCCGCGCGCATGCTCGGGCGGATCTCGAGCCTGGACTTCTTCGTCTCGCTCGCGCTCATGCCGGTGTCGATGGCCGTCGCCGGTCCACTGGGCGAGATCGTGCCGCTGTGGGTGCTCTTCTTCGTGGCGGCGTTCGTGTCGCCGGTCGTGGGCGTGATCGCCTGGCTCGCGGGCCGCATGCGCGAGGACGAGCTGGCCCACCCCCTGCGCAGCGTGTAG
- the ptsP gene encoding phosphoenolpyruvate--protein phosphotransferase, with protein sequence MSESAQHDDAVRTFSGVGVSAGRVIGAVKRMPDPVAPPADGAPIADGVSIEEESERLKQATQAVAATLKERASKATGDAAAVLKATALMASDRSLLKSATKLVASGTSAESALWEAADAVATQLAALGGYMAERATDVLDVRSRIVAELRGVPAPGIPDADEPFVLWAVDLAPADTATLDPAKVLALVTSDGGPQSHTAIIARSLGLPAIVAATETTALVDGDVVFVDGINGEVVRNPGEAEALLAEAYASRVELPAFDGDGRLADGHLVPLLSNVGSGEDAVAAAEAGAQGVGLLRTEFCFLGRDKEPGHDEQVAAYKAVFDAFGGRKVVVRTLDAGADKPLPFLTDDSEPNPALGVRGYRCDTATPGVLGRQLAAIAEAAESSEADVWTMAPMISTPAEAARFAAMCAEAGLKTPGVMVEVPSAAVLARQLTAEVDFASIGTNDLTQYTMAADRQLGALAELNDPWQPAVLHLIKATADGGAAAGGDGSPKPVGVCGEAAADPALAVVLVGLGVATLSMNRRALPAVAAILKTVSMDDARRIATLALEAGSAAEAKAHVRAELPDLDRFGL encoded by the coding sequence ATGAGTGAGAGCGCCCAGCACGACGACGCCGTCCGCACCTTCAGCGGAGTCGGCGTCAGCGCCGGCCGCGTGATCGGCGCCGTCAAGCGGATGCCCGATCCGGTCGCCCCGCCGGCCGACGGTGCGCCCATCGCCGACGGCGTGAGCATCGAGGAGGAGTCGGAGCGCCTCAAGCAGGCCACCCAGGCCGTCGCCGCGACGCTCAAGGAGCGCGCGTCCAAGGCCACAGGCGACGCGGCTGCCGTCCTGAAGGCGACCGCGCTCATGGCTTCGGACCGCTCGCTGTTGAAGTCGGCGACGAAGCTCGTCGCCTCCGGCACGAGCGCCGAGTCGGCCCTCTGGGAGGCGGCTGACGCCGTCGCGACCCAGCTCGCCGCACTCGGCGGCTACATGGCCGAGCGCGCTACCGACGTCCTCGACGTCCGCTCCCGCATCGTCGCCGAGCTGCGCGGCGTGCCCGCGCCGGGCATCCCCGACGCGGACGAGCCGTTTGTGCTCTGGGCCGTGGACCTGGCTCCCGCCGACACGGCGACCCTGGACCCGGCGAAGGTCCTCGCCCTCGTGACCTCCGACGGCGGGCCGCAGTCGCATACCGCGATCATCGCCCGCTCGCTGGGGCTGCCGGCCATCGTCGCCGCCACGGAAACCACCGCGCTGGTCGACGGCGACGTCGTCTTCGTCGACGGCATCAACGGGGAGGTCGTGCGCAACCCGGGTGAGGCTGAGGCCCTGCTCGCCGAGGCGTACGCCTCGCGCGTCGAGCTGCCGGCGTTCGACGGCGACGGCCGCCTGGCCGACGGGCACCTCGTGCCGCTGCTCTCGAACGTGGGCAGCGGCGAAGACGCGGTCGCCGCGGCTGAGGCCGGCGCCCAGGGCGTCGGGCTGCTGCGCACCGAGTTCTGCTTCCTCGGCCGCGACAAGGAGCCCGGCCACGACGAGCAGGTCGCCGCTTACAAAGCCGTCTTCGATGCATTCGGCGGCCGCAAGGTCGTGGTCCGCACGCTCGACGCCGGCGCCGACAAGCCGCTGCCCTTCCTGACGGACGATTCGGAGCCGAACCCGGCGCTCGGCGTGCGCGGCTACCGCTGCGACACCGCCACCCCGGGCGTGCTGGGCCGCCAGCTCGCCGCGATCGCCGAGGCCGCAGAGTCCTCGGAGGCCGATGTCTGGACGATGGCCCCGATGATCTCGACGCCGGCCGAGGCCGCCCGCTTCGCCGCGATGTGCGCCGAGGCCGGGCTGAAGACCCCGGGCGTCATGGTCGAGGTGCCCTCGGCGGCCGTGCTCGCGCGGCAGCTGACGGCCGAGGTGGATTTCGCCTCGATCGGCACCAACGACCTGACCCAGTACACGATGGCCGCCGACCGCCAGCTCGGCGCCCTCGCCGAGCTGAACGACCCGTGGCAGCCGGCCGTGCTGCACCTCATCAAGGCGACGGCCGACGGCGGGGCCGCGGCCGGTGGTGACGGCTCGCCCAAGCCCGTGGGCGTGTGCGGCGAGGCGGCCGCGGACCCGGCCCTCGCCGTCGTACTGGTGGGCCTGGGCGTCGCGACGCTGTCGATGAACCGGCGGGCTCTTCCCGCGGTGGCCGCGATCCTGAAGACTGTCAGCATGGACGACGCGCGCAGGATCGCAACGCTCGCCCTCGAGGCCGGTTCCGCGGCGGAGGCGAAGGCGCACGTGCGCGCCGAGCTGCCCGACCTGGACCGTTTCGGACTCTAG
- a CDS encoding 1-phosphofructokinase family hexose kinase, with protein sequence MIVTLTANPSLDRTIELASELARGGVQRATATHAQPAGKGVNVSRAVAAAGQDTLAVLPGDATDPLVLGLGADSLPHRALPIGAGLRSNITLTEPDGTTTKINEPGPLLGAEAQDQLCALVEEASDGADWLVLAGSLPPGVEPDFYARLTATLRRDLGDLCPKIAVDTSGAPLSALFDGGHGLGAAAVPTLLKPNAEELAELVGETTEAELESDPLQAVAAARKLIAAGAEAVLATLGAAGAVLVTADGAWQGSHAPVTARSTVGAGDSSLAGFVLADQAGLARPDCLRRAVAYGAAAASLPGSTIPTPAHTTEDAVRVVPLTGKD encoded by the coding sequence ATGATCGTCACGCTGACCGCCAACCCCAGCCTGGACCGAACCATCGAGCTGGCGTCCGAGCTCGCCCGCGGCGGCGTGCAGCGGGCGACGGCAACGCACGCCCAGCCCGCGGGCAAGGGCGTGAACGTCTCGCGCGCCGTCGCCGCCGCGGGACAGGACACGCTCGCCGTCCTGCCGGGTGACGCGACCGACCCCCTCGTGCTCGGCCTCGGCGCCGATTCCCTGCCCCACCGAGCGCTGCCGATCGGGGCGGGCCTGCGCAGCAACATCACGCTGACGGAGCCGGACGGCACGACCACCAAGATCAACGAGCCTGGCCCGCTGCTGGGCGCCGAGGCGCAGGATCAGCTGTGCGCGCTCGTCGAGGAAGCGAGCGACGGCGCCGACTGGCTCGTGCTCGCCGGCTCGCTGCCGCCCGGCGTCGAGCCCGACTTCTACGCGCGCCTGACGGCGACGCTGCGCCGCGACCTCGGGGATCTCTGCCCCAAGATCGCGGTGGACACGTCCGGCGCCCCGCTCTCAGCCCTGTTCGACGGCGGGCACGGCCTGGGCGCCGCGGCCGTCCCGACGCTGCTCAAGCCGAACGCGGAGGAACTCGCCGAGCTCGTGGGCGAGACCACCGAGGCGGAGCTCGAGTCCGACCCCCTTCAGGCCGTCGCAGCGGCCCGGAAGCTGATCGCCGCCGGCGCCGAGGCCGTGCTCGCCACCCTGGGCGCGGCCGGCGCCGTCCTCGTCACCGCCGACGGCGCGTGGCAGGGCTCCCATGCCCCGGTGACCGCCCGCAGCACGGTCGGCGCCGGAGATTCGTCGTTGGCGGGCTTCGTGCTCGCCGACCAGGCGGGCCTGGCCCGTCCCGACTGCCTGAGGCGGGCAGTCGCCTACGGCGCCGCGGCGGCCTCGCTGCCCGGCTCCACCATCCCCACCCCCGCTCACACCACCGAAGACGCCGTGCGCGTCGTTCCCCTCACCGGCAAGGACTAG
- a CDS encoding DeoR/GlpR family DNA-binding transcription regulator has translation MFAEERHQLIAGLISEHGKVTVSALADRFSITRETVRRDLAQLEQEGVLRRVHGGAVATTTASTSEQSHVTRTTLHADAKQRIAEAALALLPAGQVSAVLDAGTTTELLATRLTEEYADSRVTELLAITHALPVATRLSASGALQLEFVGGRIRGLTSAAIGPRVMEHYASLRPDIAFVGTNGLHPTFGLSTPDDLEAAVKSAIVDSARRVVVLADASKFHTEALVRFARLDAIDTLVTDAVPDADLTAALDAAEVEVVLA, from the coding sequence ATGTTCGCGGAGGAACGCCACCAGCTCATCGCGGGGCTGATCAGCGAGCACGGCAAGGTGACCGTCTCCGCCCTGGCCGACCGCTTCTCCATCACCCGCGAGACCGTCCGGCGGGACCTCGCCCAGCTCGAGCAGGAGGGCGTTCTGCGCCGCGTGCACGGCGGGGCGGTCGCGACGACCACCGCTAGCACGAGCGAGCAGAGCCACGTCACCCGCACCACGCTGCACGCCGACGCGAAGCAGCGCATCGCGGAGGCCGCGCTCGCTCTGCTCCCCGCGGGGCAGGTCTCCGCAGTGCTCGACGCCGGCACGACGACGGAGCTGCTCGCGACCCGCCTGACCGAGGAGTACGCCGATTCCCGCGTGACCGAGCTCCTCGCCATCACGCACGCCCTGCCCGTCGCGACCCGCCTCTCGGCCTCCGGCGCCCTGCAGCTCGAATTCGTGGGCGGGCGCATCCGCGGCCTGACCAGCGCGGCGATCGGACCCCGCGTGATGGAGCACTACGCGTCTCTCCGCCCCGACATCGCCTTCGTCGGAACCAACGGCCTGCACCCGACCTTCGGCCTGAGCACCCCGGACGATCTCGAGGCCGCGGTGAAATCGGCGATCGTCGACTCGGCCCGCCGCGTCGTCGTCCTAGCCGACGCCAGCAAGTTCCACACCGAGGCGCTCGTCCGCTTCGCCCGACTCGACGCCATCGACACGCTCGTGACCGACGCCGTGCCCGATGCCGACCTGACCGCGGCCCTCGACGCCGCAGAAGTGGAGGTGGTGCTCGCATGA
- a CDS encoding HPr family phosphocarrier protein, which translates to MAERIATIASRVGLHARPASIFAEAAAEQSVEVSIALEGEPAEDALDASSILSLMGLGAEHGAKVVLRAEGDGAEAALETLVQILETDHDA; encoded by the coding sequence ATGGCAGAACGCATTGCCACCATCGCCAGCCGCGTCGGGCTGCACGCCCGCCCGGCGTCCATCTTCGCCGAGGCCGCGGCCGAGCAGTCGGTCGAGGTGTCGATCGCGCTCGAGGGCGAACCGGCCGAGGACGCGCTCGACGCGTCGAGCATCCTCTCGCTCATGGGCCTGGGTGCCGAGCACGGTGCGAAGGTCGTGCTGCGCGCCGAGGGCGACGGGGCCGAGGCCGCCCTGGAGACCCTGGTGCAGATCCTCGAGACGGACCACGACGCCTAA
- a CDS encoding glycoside hydrolase family 15 protein — MASPIEDYALLSDLHTGALVSLHGSVDWLCFPRFDSGAQFTALLGDQSHGRWLLAPAGAPDNCGENAGVGANDEDTPVVVERSYLNSTFVLRTLWQTPTGHALVTDFMPIGAHRASLIRRVEGLAGSVRMHQEITFRLDYGGVVPWVRRHGISTRGGKSIVAVGGPDALVLHGDRLPRANDLKHEGDFLISAGEVVDFELSWYPSHRQVPDRIDVGAALQDTASYWRSWARDFPEQNEYGQMVQRSLLVLRALTHETTGGIVAAPTTSLPEAFGGERNWDYRFCWLRDAALTLEAMMTHAYQQEAVQWRNWLLRAIAGDPDDLQIMYGLAGERRLPERELPHLPGYEGSTPVRDGNGAVDQYQGDVVGEVMVALEKLRNMGGLEDHFSWPLQKALLTYVERNYERPDHGIWEMRGEKKHFTHSRVMMWAAFDRGVRAVREHGLEGDVELWEQRRDELRVEIMERGFNREINSFTQTYGGTEVDASLLVLPQVGFVAYTSDEMLGTVARMERDLVDEEGLILRYRTDAGLDGLPPGEHPFLACCFWLVEQYARSGRLDDARRLMDKLMSYANPLGLMAEEYDTEQKRMAGNFPQAFSHLALIRAADAINASTPV; from the coding sequence ATGGCATCTCCCATTGAGGACTACGCACTGCTGTCCGACCTTCACACCGGCGCCCTCGTTTCGCTCCACGGAAGCGTCGACTGGCTCTGTTTCCCGCGCTTCGATTCCGGGGCCCAATTCACCGCACTGCTCGGCGACCAGTCGCACGGGCGCTGGCTGCTGGCCCCGGCCGGCGCGCCCGACAACTGCGGTGAGAACGCCGGCGTCGGCGCGAACGACGAGGACACTCCCGTCGTCGTCGAGCGCAGCTACCTGAATTCGACGTTCGTGCTGCGCACCCTGTGGCAGACGCCGACCGGACACGCCCTCGTCACGGACTTCATGCCGATCGGCGCGCACCGGGCCTCGCTCATCCGCCGCGTCGAGGGCCTGGCCGGCAGCGTGCGGATGCACCAGGAGATCACCTTCCGCCTCGACTACGGCGGCGTCGTCCCGTGGGTGCGCCGGCACGGCATCTCCACGCGCGGCGGAAAGTCCATCGTCGCCGTCGGCGGCCCCGACGCGCTCGTGCTGCACGGCGACCGGCTGCCGCGTGCCAACGACCTCAAGCACGAGGGCGACTTCCTGATCTCCGCGGGTGAGGTCGTCGACTTCGAACTCAGCTGGTACCCCTCGCACCGGCAGGTCCCGGACCGGATCGACGTCGGCGCCGCCCTGCAGGACACGGCCTCCTACTGGCGCTCCTGGGCACGCGACTTCCCGGAGCAGAATGAATACGGGCAGATGGTCCAGCGCTCCCTGCTGGTGCTGCGCGCGCTCACGCACGAGACCACGGGCGGCATCGTCGCGGCGCCGACGACGTCGCTGCCGGAGGCGTTCGGCGGGGAACGCAACTGGGACTACCGCTTCTGCTGGCTGCGCGACGCCGCCCTGACGCTCGAGGCGATGATGACCCACGCCTACCAGCAGGAGGCGGTGCAGTGGCGCAACTGGCTGCTGCGCGCGATCGCCGGCGACCCGGACGACCTGCAGATCATGTACGGGCTCGCGGGCGAGCGCCGCCTGCCCGAGCGCGAGCTGCCGCACCTGCCCGGTTACGAGGGGTCCACCCCGGTGCGCGACGGCAACGGCGCGGTCGACCAGTACCAGGGCGACGTCGTCGGCGAGGTCATGGTCGCGCTCGAGAAGCTGCGCAATATGGGCGGGCTCGAGGACCACTTCTCGTGGCCGCTGCAGAAGGCCCTGCTGACCTACGTCGAGCGCAACTATGAGCGACCCGACCACGGGATCTGGGAGATGCGCGGAGAGAAGAAGCACTTCACGCACTCGCGCGTCATGATGTGGGCCGCGTTCGACCGCGGCGTTCGCGCCGTGCGCGAGCACGGGCTCGAGGGCGACGTCGAGCTTTGGGAGCAGCGCCGGGACGAGCTGCGCGTCGAGATCATGGAGCGCGGTTTCAACCGGGAGATCAATTCGTTCACGCAGACCTACGGCGGCACCGAGGTTGACGCGTCGCTGCTCGTGCTCCCGCAGGTCGGGTTCGTCGCCTACACCTCCGACGAGATGCTCGGGACCGTGGCGCGCATGGAGCGCGACCTCGTCGACGAGGAGGGGCTCATCCTGCGCTACCGGACCGACGCGGGCCTGGACGGGCTGCCGCCGGGGGAGCACCCGTTCCTGGCGTGCTGCTTCTGGCTCGTGGAGCAGTACGCGCGCTCCGGCCGGCTCGACGACGCTCGCCGGCTCATGGACAAGCTCATGAGCTACGCCAACCCGCTCGGCCTGATGGCGGAGGAGTACGACACGGAGCAGAAGCGGATGGCGGGCAACTTCCCGCAGGCGTTCTCGCACCTGGCCCTGATCCGTGCCGCGGACGCGATCAACGCGTCAACTCCGGTCTGA